One part of the Fusobacterium pseudoperiodonticum genome encodes these proteins:
- a CDS encoding IS3 family transposase (programmed frameshift) has translation MSKLRREDKIKIYERRKNGETIPSLAKAFDVQESNIKYLIALIKKHGYNILREDKNRVYSKDFKLQTINRILINHESINSVAIDIGLTSSGILDNWLSKFKENGYNVVEKKKGRKPKSMTKLKKNDKTLSEKEKIKQLEEENLYLKAENEYLKKLRALVQERELKEKKKLRVIAELRAKYPFKMLLKIAGISKSVYYYYIDKKDIDEKNKDIIEKIKEIYYVNKGRYGYRRVTLELKNQGLNINHKKVQRLMKKLNLQSIIRKKRKYSSYKGRIGKIADNHIKRDFEATAPNQKWFTDVTEFNLRGEKLYLSPILDAYGRYIVSYDISCSANLEQINHMLSLAFKENENYENLIFHSDQGWQYQHYSYQEKLKEKKITQSMSRKGNSLDNGLMECFFGLLKLEMFYDQEEKYKTLEELKEAIEDYIYYYNNKRIKEKLKGLTPASYRSQSLLVS, from the exons GTGAGTAAATTAAGAAGAGAAGATAAAATTAAAATATATGAAAGAAGAAAAAATGGTGAAACTATTCCTTCTTTAGCTAAAGCTTTTGATGTTCAGGAATCTAATATTAAATATTTAATAGCTTTAATAAAAAAACATGGATATAATATTTTAAGAGAAGATAAAAATAGAGTGTATTCTAAAGATTTTAAATTACAAACAATTAATAGAATTTTAATTAATCATGAATCTATTAATTCTGTTGCTATTGATATTGGATTGACATCTTCTGGTATTTTAGATAATTGGCTTTCAAAATTTAAAGAAAATGGGTATAATGTTGTAGAAAAGAAAAAAGGAAGGAAACCTAAATCTATGACTAAACTTAAGAAAAATGATAAGACATTATCTGAAAAAGAGAAAATTAAGCAATTAGAAGAAGAAAATTTGTATCTTAAGGCTGAGAATGAATACTTAAAAAAATTGAGAGCTCTAGTTCAAGAAAGGGAGCTAAAAGAGAAGAAAAAGT TAAGAGTAATAGCCGAACTTAGAGCTAAATATCCTTTCAAAATGCTATTAAAGATTGCTGGAATATCAAAATCAGTATATTATTACTATATTGATAAAAAAGATATTGATGAGAAGAATAAAGATATTATTGAAAAAATCAAAGAAATTTACTATGTGAATAAAGGAAGATATGGTTATCGCAGAGTAACATTGGAGTTAAAAAATCAAGGTTTAAATATTAATCATAAAAAAGTACAAAGACTTATGAAGAAACTTAATTTACAAAGTATTATCCGTAAAAAAAGAAAATATTCTTCATACAAAGGTCGCATAGGAAAGATAGCTGATAACCATATTAAAAGAGATTTTGAAGCAACAGCTCCAAATCAAAAATGGTTTACAGATGTAACAGAATTTAATTTAAGAGGAGAAAAGTTATACTTATCTCCAATATTAGATGCTTATGGAAGATATATAGTTTCATATGATATTTCGTGCAGTGCTAACTTGGAGCAGATAAATCATATGTTAAGTTTAGCATTTAAAGAAAATGAAAATTATGAAAATTTGATATTTCATAGTGACCAAGGATGGCAATATCAGCATTATTCATATCAAGAAAAATTGAAAGAGAAGAAGATAACTCAAAGTATGTCAAGAAAAGGAAATAGTTTAGATAATGGATTGATGGAATGTTTTTTTGGATTATTAAAATTAGAAATGTTTTATGACCAAGAAGAAAAGTACAAAACATTAGAAGAATTGAAAGAAGCAATAGAAGATTATATATATTATTACAACAACAAAAGAATAAAGGAAAAATTAAAAGGATTAACTCCTGCTTCTTACAGAAGTCAATCCTTATTAGTAAGTTAA
- a CDS encoding riboflavin synthase subunit alpha yields MEILDKKSNRMSRANAGVSECNEFPDLQRILDFLSLRNLLSNELFFTFC; encoded by the coding sequence ATGGAAATTTTAGATAAAAAATCAAATAGAATGAGCCGAGCAAATGCAGGAGTGTCTGAGTGCAACGAGTTTCCTGATTTGCAGCGAATTCTTGATTTTTTATCGTTAAGAAATTTACTCAGTAACGAACTATTTTTTACTTTTTGTTAA
- the lepA gene encoding translation elongation factor 4, with the protein MLQKNKRNFSIIAHIDHGKSTIADRLLEYTGTVSERDMKDQILDSMDLEREKGITIKAQAVTLFYKAKDGEEYELNLIDTPGHVDFIYEVSRSLAACEGALLVVDAAQGVEAQTLANVYLAIENNLEILPIINKIDLPAAEPEKVKREIEDIIGLPADDAVLASAKNGIGIEDILEAIVQRIPAPNYDENAPLKALIFDSFFDDYRGVITYIKVLDGSIKKGDKIKIWSTEKELEVLEAGIFSPTMRATDILTSGSVGYIITGVKTIHDTRVGDTITTVKNPALFPLAGFKPAQSMVFAGVYPLFTDDYEELRDALEKLQLNDASLTFVPETSIALGFGFRCGFLGLLHMEIIVERLRREYNIDLISTTPSVEYKVRIDNQEERIIDNPCEFPEPGRGKITIQEPYIRGKVIVPKEYVGNVMELCQEKRGIFLSMDYLDETRSMLSYELPLAEIVIDFYDKLKSRTKGYASFEYELSEYRESNLVKVDILVSGKPVDAFSFIAHNDNAFYRGKAICQKLSEVIPRQQFEIPIQAALGSKIIARETIKAYRKNVIAKCYGGDITRKKKLLEKQKEGKKRMKSIGNVEIPQEAFVSVLKLND; encoded by the coding sequence ATGTTACAAAAAAATAAGAGAAATTTCTCTATTATTGCCCATATAGATCATGGAAAATCTACTATTGCAGATAGACTTTTAGAATATACTGGGACAGTATCAGAAAGAGATATGAAAGACCAAATTCTTGATTCAATGGATTTGGAAAGAGAAAAAGGAATAACTATAAAAGCTCAAGCTGTTACTCTGTTCTATAAAGCAAAAGATGGAGAAGAATATGAATTAAATCTAATTGACACTCCTGGACACGTGGACTTTATATATGAAGTTTCAAGATCACTTGCTGCCTGTGAAGGAGCTTTACTTGTTGTAGATGCTGCTCAAGGTGTTGAAGCTCAAACTCTTGCTAATGTATATCTTGCTATTGAAAACAACTTAGAGATTTTGCCAATAATAAATAAAATTGACTTACCTGCTGCTGAGCCTGAAAAGGTAAAAAGAGAAATCGAAGATATTATAGGTTTACCTGCTGATGATGCAGTTTTAGCTTCTGCTAAAAATGGAATAGGTATTGAAGATATACTAGAAGCTATTGTTCAAAGAATCCCTGCTCCAAATTATGATGAGAATGCTCCTTTAAAGGCCTTAATTTTTGACTCTTTCTTTGATGATTATAGAGGTGTAATAACATATATAAAAGTTTTAGATGGAAGTATTAAAAAGGGAGATAAAATAAAAATTTGGTCAACTGAAAAAGAATTGGAAGTTTTAGAAGCTGGTATTTTTTCTCCTACAATGAGAGCAACTGACATTTTAACTAGTGGTTCTGTTGGATATATTATCACAGGAGTTAAAACTATACATGATACTAGAGTTGGAGATACGATAACAACTGTAAAAAATCCTGCATTATTTCCACTAGCTGGATTTAAACCTGCACAATCAATGGTTTTTGCTGGAGTTTATCCATTATTCACTGATGACTATGAAGAACTAAGAGACGCTTTAGAAAAATTACAATTAAATGACGCTTCTTTAACATTTGTACCTGAAACATCAATTGCCTTAGGTTTTGGATTTAGATGTGGATTCTTAGGACTATTACATATGGAAATTATAGTTGAAAGATTGAGAAGAGAGTACAATATAGATTTAATCTCTACTACTCCATCAGTTGAGTATAAAGTTAGAATAGATAATCAAGAAGAAAGAATTATAGATAACCCTTGTGAATTCCCTGAACCTGGTCGTGGAAAAATAACAATACAAGAGCCATATATCAGAGGAAAAGTAATAGTTCCTAAAGAATATGTTGGAAATGTAATGGAACTTTGCCAAGAAAAAAGAGGGATTTTCCTTTCAATGGACTATCTAGATGAAACTAGATCTATGCTTAGCTATGAGCTTCCTCTTGCAGAAATTGTTATAGATTTCTATGATAAATTAAAATCTAGAACAAAGGGATATGCTTCATTTGAATATGAATTAAGTGAATATAGAGAATCAAATCTGGTTAAAGTTGACATCTTAGTTTCAGGAAAACCTGTTGATGCTTTCTCATTTATAGCTCATAATGACAATGCTTTCTATAGAGGAAAAGCCATTTGTCAAAAATTGAGTGAAGTTATACCAAGACAACAATTTGAAATTCCTATTCAAGCTGCTTTAGGTTCTAAAATAATTGCTAGAGAAACAATAAAAGCATATAGAAAGAACGTTATTGCTAAATGTTATGGTGGAGATATAACAAGAAAGAAGAAACTTCTTGAAAAGCAAAAAGAAGGTAAGAAAAGAATGAAGAGCATAGGAAATGTTGAAATTCCACAAGAAGCATTTGTTTCAGTTTTAAAATTAAATGACTAA
- a CDS encoding CobW family GTP-binding protein, translated as MKILLVSGFLGAGKTTFIKEMAKNINLEFVVLENEYADIGVDKDFLDEKNLDVWEMSEGCICCSMKGDFKSSIKRIYSEINPEYLLIEPTGLGMLSSIVENIKELNNEDIEILRPISLIDVTSFDEYLESFNNFFLDNLKNTGKVILTKLENISPFEIENIKNRILELNTDLEVEANDYRNFPKEWFAELLNRNLENKVIDKNFSMGTHINLRTFSKENINLKTMDELGLLLNRLVNGDFGKVYRAKGIIKVDGYWGKFNLVYKNFEMEAIEKAEVTKIVVIGNNLDIENLKNI; from the coding sequence ATGAAGATTTTATTGGTAAGTGGTTTTCTAGGTGCTGGAAAAACTACTTTTATAAAAGAAATGGCAAAGAATATTAACTTAGAATTTGTTGTTCTTGAAAACGAATATGCCGATATAGGTGTAGATAAAGACTTTTTAGACGAAAAAAACTTAGATGTATGGGAAATGTCAGAAGGTTGTATATGCTGCTCTATGAAAGGGGATTTTAAATCTTCTATAAAGAGAATTTACTCTGAAATAAATCCTGAATATCTTTTAATAGAACCTACAGGACTTGGAATGTTAAGTTCAATTGTAGAGAACATAAAGGAACTTAATAATGAAGATATTGAAATTCTAAGACCTATAAGCTTAATAGATGTGACTTCATTTGATGAATATTTAGAAAGTTTCAATAATTTCTTTCTAGATAATCTCAAAAATACAGGAAAAGTTATTTTAACTAAATTAGAAAATATAAGTCCATTTGAAATAGAAAATATTAAAAATAGAATTTTAGAATTAAATACTGATTTAGAAGTAGAAGCAAATGATTATAGAAACTTCCCAAAAGAATGGTTTGCTGAACTATTGAATAGAAACTTAGAAAATAAAGTTATAGATAAAAACTTTTCTATGGGTACTCATATAAATTTGAGAACTTTTTCAAAAGAAAATATCAATCTAAAAACTATGGATGAGTTAGGTTTACTTTTAAATAGATTAGTTAATGGTGATTTTGGAAAGGTATATAGAGCTAAGGGTATAATAAAAGTTGATGGTTATTGGGGAAAATTTAACCTAGTTTACAAAAACTTTGAAATGGAAGCCATAGAAAAGGCTGAGGTAACTAAAATTGTAGTTATTGGAAATAATTTAGATATAGAAAATCTAAAGAATATATAA
- a CDS encoding threonine/serine exporter family protein produces MNYIEVFAAAFSTLFFGIIFNLTGRKLIYSSFAGGLGWYTYLLLYKEMGYSKTTAYLFSAIIITVFSEIIGRLKRTTVTTTLIPALIPLVPGGGIYYTMSFFVENKFPEALEKGRETIFLTVALSVGIFLVSTFSQILDRTIKYTKVLKKYRKFKQYKKSHKI; encoded by the coding sequence ATGAATTATATAGAAGTTTTTGCAGCAGCATTTTCAACCTTATTTTTTGGAATTATATTTAATCTCACAGGTAGAAAATTAATATATAGTAGTTTTGCAGGAGGCTTAGGTTGGTATACCTATCTTCTTTTGTATAAAGAGATGGGCTATTCTAAGACAACTGCTTATCTTTTTTCAGCTATAATAATCACTGTTTTTTCTGAAATAATAGGAAGATTAAAGAGAACAACAGTTACAACTACCTTAATTCCTGCACTTATTCCTCTTGTTCCAGGTGGAGGAATTTACTATACTATGTCATTCTTTGTTGAAAATAAATTTCCAGAAGCTCTGGAAAAGGGTAGAGAAACAATTTTCTTAACAGTGGCTCTAAGTGTTGGAATATTCTTAGTATCGACTTTTTCTCAAATTTTAGATAGAACTATAAAATACACAAAAGTCTTAAAAAAATATAGAAAATTTAAACAGTACAAAAAGAGTCATAAGATATAA
- a CDS encoding threonine/serine exporter family protein, with protein MQNDAFIIKVLSTANTIGKILLTSGAEAYRVEEAITLVCRRFDLKSESFVTMTCVLTSVKKKDGEVITEVNRIYSVSNNLNKIDRIHKILLDIHKYEIDDLEKEIKKLQIQTVYKKKVLLISYCFSAAFFSLLFDGKFRDFLVAGVGGVLIFYMAYFANKLKLNNFFINTLGGFLVTIFSSFATKLGIVSTPSYSAIGTLMLLVPGLALTNAIRDLINGDLLAGTSRSIEAALVGSALAIGTGFALFTMSYF; from the coding sequence ATGCAAAATGATGCTTTTATTATAAAAGTACTTTCAACCGCCAATACTATTGGAAAAATTTTACTGACAAGTGGAGCTGAAGCATACAGAGTAGAAGAAGCTATTACATTAGTATGTAGAAGATTCGATTTAAAGTCAGAATCATTTGTTACTATGACTTGTGTTCTTACTTCAGTAAAAAAGAAAGATGGAGAAGTTATTACAGAAGTTAATAGAATTTATTCAGTTTCTAATAACTTAAATAAAATTGATAGAATACATAAAATTTTGCTTGATATTCATAAATATGAAATAGATGATTTAGAAAAAGAGATAAAAAAACTTCAAATACAAACTGTTTATAAAAAGAAAGTTTTATTAATTTCTTATTGCTTTTCAGCTGCTTTCTTTTCCCTTTTATTTGATGGAAAATTTAGAGATTTTTTAGTTGCAGGAGTTGGTGGAGTTTTAATTTTCTATATGGCCTACTTTGCTAATAAATTAAAACTAAATAACTTTTTTATCAATACCTTAGGTGGCTTTTTAGTTACAATATTTTCGAGTTTTGCCACTAAACTTGGTATTGTTTCTACTCCATCATATTCAGCTATAGGAACTCTTATGCTTTTAGTTCCTGGACTTGCATTGACCAATGCAATAAGAGATTTGATAAATGGTGACCTGCTTGCTGGAACTTCAAGAAGTATAGAAGCTGCACTAGTTGGTTCAGCTTTAGCAATAGGTACAGGTTTTGCTTTATTTACAATGTCATATTTTTAA
- a CDS encoding tRNA1(Val) (adenine(37)-N6)-methyltransferase: MNKNLESLIPLLNKNLKIIQRSDYFNFSIDSLLISEFVNLTKNTKKILDIGTGNAVIPLFLSKRTSAKIYGVEIQEISYQLALRNININNLNEQIYIIYDNIKNYLKYFTIGSFDIVLSNPPFFKVTENKELLNDLEQLSIARHEVELNLDELIEISSKLVKDRGYFYLVHRADRLSEILVTLQKYNFEAKKIKFCYTTKQKNAKIVLIEAIKNGKVGLTILPPLVINKDNGEYTDEVLKMFE; the protein is encoded by the coding sequence ATGAATAAAAATCTTGAAAGTCTTATTCCATTATTAAATAAAAACTTAAAAATAATTCAAAGAAGTGACTATTTTAACTTCTCAATTGACTCTTTACTTATTTCTGAATTTGTCAATCTCACAAAAAACACCAAAAAAATTTTAGATATAGGAACAGGAAATGCTGTTATTCCACTTTTTCTTTCTAAAAGAACTTCTGCTAAAATTTATGGTGTTGAAATACAAGAAATATCGTATCAACTTGCTTTAAGAAATATTAACATTAATAATTTAAATGAACAAATATATATAATATATGATAACATAAAAAATTATTTAAAATATTTCACTATTGGCTCATTTGATATAGTTTTATCTAATCCACCTTTTTTTAAAGTGACTGAAAATAAAGAATTATTAAATGATTTAGAACAACTATCCATCGCAAGACATGAAGTTGAATTAAACTTAGATGAACTTATTGAAATATCATCTAAACTTGTTAAAGATAGAGGTTATTTTTATTTAGTACATAGAGCAGACAGACTATCTGAAATACTTGTCACATTACAAAAATATAATTTTGAAGCAAAAAAAATAAAATTTTGTTATACAACTAAGCAGAAAAATGCTAAAATAGTGCTTATAGAAGCAATTAAAAATGGAAAAGTTGGCTTAACTATTCTTCCACCTTTAGTTATAAATAAGGATAATGGAGAATATACTGATGAAGTTTTAAAAATGTTTGAATAA
- a CDS encoding acyl-CoA dehydrogenase — MEFNVPKTHELFRQMIREFVEKEVKPIAAEVDENERFPMETVEKMAKIGIMGIPIPKQYGGAGGDNLMYAMAVEELSKACGTTGVIVSAHTSLGTWPILKFGNEKQKQKYLPKMASGEWIGAFGLTEPNAGTDAAGQQTMAVQDPETGEWILNGAKIFITNAGYAHVYVVFAMTDKSKGLKGISAFIVESGTPGFSIGKKEMKLGIRGSATCELIFENCRIPKENLLGDKGKGFKIAMMTLDGGRIGIASQALGIAAGALDEAINYAKERKQFGRSLAQFQNTQFQIANLDVKVEAARLLVYKAAWRESNNLPYSLDAARAKLFAAETAMEVTTKAVQIFGGYGYTREYPVERMMRDAKITEIYEGTSEVQRMVIAANIIK; from the coding sequence ATGGAATTTAATGTACCTAAAACACATGAACTTTTTAGACAAATGATAAGAGAATTTGTTGAAAAAGAAGTAAAACCTATCGCTGCTGAGGTAGATGAAAACGAAAGATTTCCAATGGAAACTGTTGAAAAGATGGCTAAAATTGGAATAATGGGTATCCCTATACCTAAACAATATGGAGGAGCAGGTGGAGACAACCTAATGTATGCTATGGCTGTTGAAGAATTATCAAAAGCTTGTGGAACTACAGGGGTTATCGTTTCTGCACATACATCTTTAGGAACTTGGCCAATCTTAAAATTTGGTAATGAAAAACAAAAACAAAAATATTTACCAAAAATGGCTAGTGGAGAATGGATAGGAGCTTTTGGACTTACTGAACCAAATGCTGGAACAGACGCTGCTGGACAACAAACTATGGCTGTTCAAGATCCTGAAACAGGAGAATGGATTTTAAATGGAGCAAAAATATTCATAACAAATGCAGGATATGCACATGTTTATGTAGTATTTGCTATGACAGATAAATCAAAAGGATTAAAAGGAATTTCTGCTTTTATAGTTGAATCTGGTACACCAGGATTCTCTATTGGTAAAAAAGAAATGAAACTTGGAATTAGAGGATCTGCTACTTGTGAATTAATATTTGAAAACTGTAGAATACCTAAAGAAAACCTATTAGGAGATAAAGGAAAAGGATTCAAGATTGCTATGATGACTCTTGATGGAGGAAGAATAGGAATCGCTTCTCAAGCATTAGGAATAGCTGCTGGAGCATTAGATGAAGCTATAAACTATGCAAAAGAAAGAAAACAATTTGGAAGAAGCTTAGCTCAATTCCAAAATACTCAATTCCAAATAGCTAACTTAGATGTTAAAGTTGAAGCTGCAAGACTTTTAGTTTATAAAGCAGCTTGGAGAGAATCTAACAACTTACCTTATTCTTTAGATGCAGCTAGAGCTAAACTATTTGCTGCTGAAACAGCTATGGAAGTTACAACTAAAGCTGTTCAAATATTTGGAGGATATGGTTATACAAGAGAATATCCAGTTGAAAGAATGATGAGAGATGCTAAGATCACTGAAATCTATGAAGGAACTTCAGAAGTTCAAAGAATGGTAATAGCAGCTAATATTATAAAATAA
- a CDS encoding electron transfer flavoprotein subunit beta/FixA family protein yields MRIVVCIKQVPDTTEVKIDPVKGTIIRDGVPSIMNPDDKGGLEEALKLKDLHGAEVIVITMGPPQAEAILREAYAMGADRAILITDRKFGGADTLATSNTIAAAIRKIENVDLIVAGRQAIDGDTAQVGPQIAEHLDLPQVSYVKEMEYKEDSKSFVIKRATEDGYFLLELPTPGLVTVLAEANQPRYMNVGAIVDVFERPIETWTFDDIEIDPAKIGLAGSPTKVNKSFTKGVKEPGVLHEVDPKEAANIILEKLKEKFII; encoded by the coding sequence ATGAGAATAGTAGTTTGTATAAAACAAGTTCCAGATACAACTGAAGTTAAAATAGATCCAGTAAAAGGAACAATTATCAGAGACGGTGTTCCTAGTATAATGAACCCTGATGATAAAGGGGGATTAGAAGAAGCTCTAAAATTAAAAGACTTACACGGAGCTGAAGTTATAGTTATAACAATGGGACCACCTCAAGCAGAAGCTATATTAAGAGAAGCTTATGCAATGGGTGCTGATAGAGCAATACTTATAACAGATAGAAAATTCGGAGGAGCTGATACTTTAGCTACTTCTAATACTATAGCTGCTGCAATTAGAAAAATAGAAAATGTTGATTTAATCGTTGCAGGAAGACAAGCAATTGACGGAGATACTGCACAAGTTGGACCTCAAATTGCTGAACATTTAGATTTACCTCAAGTTTCTTATGTAAAAGAAATGGAATATAAAGAAGATTCAAAATCATTTGTTATAAAAAGAGCAACTGAAGATGGATATTTCTTATTAGAACTTCCTACTCCTGGATTAGTAACAGTTCTTGCTGAAGCTAACCAACCTAGATACATGAATGTTGGAGCTATAGTTGATGTTTTTGAAAGACCAATCGAAACTTGGACATTTGATGATATCGAAATAGATCCTGCAAAAATAGGTTTAGCTGGTTCACCAACTAAAGTTAACAAATCATTTACTAAAGGTGTTAAAGAACCTGGAGTATTACATGAAGTTGATCCAAAAGAAGCAGCTAATATTATATTAGAAAAATTAAAAGAAAAATTTATAATCTAA